A single Blastococcus colisei DNA region contains:
- a CDS encoding MBL fold metallo-hydrolase gives MAQPTDARPTGQPGRDDADDVTMTFGGTATMLLRIGPFTLLTDPNFLHRGQRAHLGYGLRAKRLTEPALQPTQLPALDGILLSHMHGDHWDRIATRSLPKEIPVVTTPEAAKYLAGRGFTATADLQSWQTHEFTRDTDTLRITSVPGVHGPGPLARVLPQVMGSVIELVRGGEVSWRGYVSGDTLYRPFLGEVLERCGPLDVLIPHLGGTKALGLTVTMDARQGADLVELLKPPVTVPVHYDDYDRFRSPLGDFVAEVGRRELPGQLRTVGRGDTISLRA, from the coding sequence ATGGCACAACCGACGGACGCGCGCCCCACAGGGCAACCCGGTCGCGACGACGCGGACGACGTCACCATGACCTTCGGCGGGACGGCCACGATGCTGCTGCGCATCGGCCCGTTCACGCTGCTCACCGATCCGAACTTCCTGCACCGCGGCCAGCGGGCGCACCTGGGCTACGGCCTGCGCGCCAAGCGGCTGACCGAGCCCGCGCTGCAGCCGACCCAGCTGCCGGCGCTCGACGGCATCCTGCTCTCGCACATGCACGGCGACCACTGGGACCGCATCGCCACGAGGTCGCTGCCCAAGGAGATCCCGGTGGTCACCACGCCCGAGGCGGCGAAGTACCTGGCCGGCCGCGGTTTCACCGCCACCGCCGACCTCCAGTCGTGGCAGACCCACGAATTCACCCGCGACACCGACACCCTGCGGATCACCTCGGTCCCCGGCGTCCACGGCCCCGGCCCGCTCGCCCGCGTGCTGCCACAGGTGATGGGTAGCGTGATCGAGCTGGTGCGGGGAGGGGAGGTCAGCTGGCGCGGCTACGTCAGCGGCGACACCCTCTACCGGCCCTTCCTGGGTGAGGTCCTGGAACGGTGCGGGCCGCTCGACGTCCTCATCCCCCACCTCGGCGGCACCAAGGCGCTCGGCCTCACGGTGACGATGGACGCCCGGCAGGGCGCGGACCTGGTGGAGCTGCTGAAGCCCCCGGTCACCGTGCCGGTCCACTACGACGACTACGACCGGTTCCGGAGCCCGCTCGGCGACTTCGTCGCGGAGGTCGGGCGCCGGGAGCTCCCCGGGCAGCTGCGCACCGTCGGCCGCGGCGACACCATCTCGCTGCGGGCGTGA
- a CDS encoding DedA family protein, giving the protein MSLLAATASDEGGITGFLLDLVDRLGAVGVGLSILAETVIPPIPSEAVLGLAGVLINEGRMSVVPVVLFATLGSVLGAIFFYYVGRALGPRRSHAFLDRLPLVETEDVDRTFAWFQRHGRSAVFFGRMVPIVRSFISVPAGVVRMPLGQFLLFTTAGSLIWNSVLIGLGVAAGDFVRDNLKYLDYALVAAVVLAVAWFVYRKASGKLRRPPTAGAGLPADERDQTS; this is encoded by the coding sequence ATGTCGCTCCTCGCCGCCACCGCATCCGACGAGGGCGGGATCACCGGTTTCCTGCTCGACCTGGTCGACAGGCTGGGTGCCGTCGGCGTGGGGTTGAGCATCCTCGCGGAGACCGTCATCCCGCCGATCCCCAGCGAGGCGGTGCTCGGGCTGGCCGGGGTGCTGATCAACGAGGGCCGGATGTCGGTCGTCCCGGTGGTGCTCTTCGCCACCCTGGGCTCGGTCCTGGGCGCGATCTTCTTCTACTACGTCGGCCGGGCGCTGGGCCCGCGCCGCTCGCACGCCTTCCTCGACCGGCTGCCGCTGGTCGAGACCGAGGACGTCGACAGGACCTTCGCGTGGTTCCAACGGCACGGCCGCTCGGCGGTCTTCTTCGGCCGCATGGTGCCGATCGTGCGGAGCTTCATCTCGGTGCCGGCCGGTGTCGTCCGGATGCCGTTGGGGCAGTTCCTGCTGTTCACCACCGCCGGCAGCCTGATCTGGAACAGCGTGCTCATCGGGCTGGGCGTGGCCGCCGGCGACTTCGTGCGCGACAACCTCAAGTACCTGGACTACGCGCTGGTCGCCGCCGTCGTCCTCGCCGTGGCCTGGTTCGTCTATCGCAAGGCCAGCGGCAAGTTGCGGCGCCCGCCCACGGCGGGCGCCGGCCTGCCCGCCGACGAACGCGACCAGACGTCGTGA
- a CDS encoding amidohydrolase family protein — translation MPLRFTARAAVIGDRAGTVVPDAVVDVADGRISWVGPAAEAPPPGEAELVELPGLLMPGLVNTHSHAPMVLFRGQGEGLPLDRWLQEVMWPREARLTADDVEVAMTAASAEMLGNGVTTSVEMYFHPERIAAAVGTTGARVIIATPLIPLPGMPPFEEQLRTAVGLAAGAPDDGTVEFGIGPHAAYTVPLPVLREAAAAAREHGLLLHLHVAETATEGADLLAVHGLSVPALLAAHDVLGGRVLAAHCVHMDGGDLELWSEYDVAVAHCPASNAKLASGIAPLRAMLDRGIRVGMGTDGPASNDGLDLLADLRLTASIARLAGRSATALTAAEAIWLATGAAADAVGRPDLGQLSAGRRADLVHVDTRDLVFEPVGDPADLLAHLVWSGSGRHVRDVWVGGRHVVRDGASTTVDTEALRRDVAERAARLAAGG, via the coding sequence ATGCCGCTCCGCTTCACCGCCCGCGCCGCCGTCATCGGGGATCGCGCCGGAACCGTCGTCCCCGACGCCGTCGTCGACGTCGCGGACGGGCGGATCAGCTGGGTGGGACCGGCCGCGGAGGCGCCGCCGCCCGGGGAGGCCGAGCTGGTCGAACTGCCCGGACTGCTCATGCCGGGGCTGGTCAACACCCACTCCCACGCACCGATGGTGCTGTTCCGCGGCCAGGGGGAGGGTCTGCCGCTGGACCGCTGGCTGCAGGAGGTCATGTGGCCGCGCGAGGCGCGGCTGACCGCCGACGACGTCGAGGTCGCCATGACCGCCGCGTCCGCGGAGATGCTGGGCAACGGGGTGACCACCAGCGTCGAGATGTACTTCCACCCGGAACGGATCGCGGCCGCCGTCGGCACCACCGGCGCCCGCGTGATCATCGCCACCCCGCTGATCCCGTTGCCGGGCATGCCGCCGTTCGAGGAACAGCTGCGGACCGCCGTCGGCCTGGCCGCCGGCGCCCCGGACGACGGCACCGTCGAGTTCGGCATAGGACCGCACGCCGCGTACACGGTGCCGCTGCCGGTGCTGCGGGAGGCGGCCGCCGCCGCACGGGAGCACGGGCTGCTCCTGCACCTGCACGTGGCCGAGACCGCCACGGAGGGCGCGGACCTGCTCGCCGTCCACGGACTGTCGGTGCCGGCGCTGCTGGCCGCGCACGACGTCCTCGGTGGCCGGGTGCTGGCCGCGCACTGCGTCCACATGGACGGCGGCGACCTCGAGCTGTGGTCGGAGTACGACGTCGCCGTCGCTCACTGCCCGGCGAGCAACGCGAAGCTGGCCAGCGGCATCGCGCCGCTGCGCGCCATGCTCGACCGCGGCATCAGGGTGGGGATGGGCACCGACGGGCCGGCGTCCAACGACGGTCTGGACCTGCTCGCCGACCTGCGACTCACGGCGTCGATCGCGCGGCTGGCGGGCCGCTCGGCGACGGCGCTGACCGCGGCCGAAGCGATCTGGCTGGCCACGGGCGCCGCCGCCGACGCCGTCGGCCGACCGGACCTGGGACAGCTGTCGGCCGGTCGCCGGGCCGACCTGGTGCACGTCGACACCCGCGACCTGGTCTTCGAGCCGGTCGGCGACCCGGCCGACCTGCTGGCGCACCTGGTGTGGTCCGGCTCTGGACGGCACGTCCGGGACGTGTGGGTCGGCGGGCGGCACGTCGTGCGGGACGGCGCATCGACGACGGTGGACACCGAGGCGCTTCGGCGCGACGTCGCCGAGCGGGCCGCCCGGCTGGCGGCTGGGGGATGA
- a CDS encoding HAD-IA family hydrolase, which produces MTRVRPEVVAFDVNETLLDLAPVRATLVEAGQPETLLPTVFARTLLTGFAAAASGTWCRFRDAFDSALAQDSELDAGARGRVIEAFGELAPHPDVEPALRRLVEVGLRVVTLTHGSPGVAEAGLARGGITPLVQRSLSSEAIRAWKPAREVYLWAAGTCGVAPDRMALVAAHGWDVLGAQRAGLTGAWFPRSERVYPAVYEPAHIEAGGLAAAVDALLALPAA; this is translated from the coding sequence GTGACCCGGGTCCGGCCCGAGGTCGTCGCGTTCGACGTCAACGAGACACTGCTGGACCTGGCGCCCGTCCGCGCCACCCTGGTGGAGGCCGGGCAACCGGAGACCCTGCTGCCGACCGTCTTCGCCCGCACGCTGCTGACCGGTTTCGCGGCGGCGGCATCCGGCACCTGGTGCCGGTTCCGCGACGCCTTCGACTCCGCGCTCGCCCAAGATTCCGAGCTGGACGCCGGCGCGCGCGGCCGCGTCATCGAGGCCTTCGGCGAACTGGCCCCGCACCCGGACGTCGAGCCCGCGCTGCGCCGGCTGGTGGAGGTCGGCCTCCGGGTGGTCACCCTGACCCACGGCTCACCGGGCGTCGCGGAGGCAGGCCTGGCCCGCGGCGGGATCACCCCGCTGGTGCAGCGCAGCCTCTCCAGCGAGGCCATCCGGGCGTGGAAGCCGGCCCGCGAGGTCTACCTGTGGGCGGCCGGCACCTGCGGCGTCGCTCCCGACCGCATGGCGCTGGTCGCCGCGCACGGCTGGGACGTGCTGGGCGCGCAGCGGGCCGGGCTCACCGGCGCCTGGTTCCCACGGAGCGAGCGGGTCTACCCGGCGGTGTACGAGCCGGCCCACATCGAGGCAGGCGGACTCGCCGCCGCCGTCGACGCGCTCCTGGCCCTGCCTGCCGCATGA
- a CDS encoding alpha/beta family hydrolase yields the protein MTEVHDIGTPHGPARAHVTTGGSSGTLVLGHGAGGGVESADLVQVATEAAGAGWRVVRVEQPWRVAGKRIAAAPPTLDEGWRAVLDHLRAGDLLTGPLVLGGRSAGARVACRTAADQGAAGVLALAFPLHPPGKPEKSRAVELTAVPVPLVVIQGETDAFGGPAEVAAALTGQAGASVYAVPGDHSLKRNVDVVAAAAMSWLGEVTAG from the coding sequence ATGACCGAGGTGCACGACATCGGGACCCCGCACGGCCCGGCGCGGGCGCACGTCACGACGGGCGGGAGCAGCGGGACGCTCGTCCTGGGCCACGGAGCCGGCGGCGGCGTGGAGTCGGCGGACCTGGTGCAGGTGGCCACGGAGGCGGCTGGAGCCGGCTGGCGGGTGGTGCGGGTCGAGCAGCCGTGGCGGGTCGCGGGGAAGCGGATCGCCGCCGCGCCGCCGACGCTCGACGAGGGCTGGCGGGCGGTGCTCGACCACCTCCGGGCGGGCGACCTCCTCACCGGTCCCCTGGTGCTGGGCGGGCGCAGCGCCGGCGCCCGTGTGGCGTGCCGGACGGCGGCCGACCAGGGCGCCGCAGGTGTGCTGGCGCTCGCGTTCCCGCTGCACCCGCCCGGCAAGCCGGAGAAGAGCCGCGCCGTCGAGCTGACCGCCGTCCCCGTGCCGCTGGTCGTGATCCAGGGCGAGACCGACGCCTTCGGTGGGCCGGCGGAGGTGGCTGCAGCACTCACGGGGCAGGCCGGCGCCTCGGTCTACGCCGTCCCCGGCGACCACTCGCTGAAGCGCAACGTCGACGTCGTCGCCGCGGCCGCGATGTCGTGGCTCGGCGAGGTCACGGCAGGTTGA
- a CDS encoding SRPBCC family protein — MTSSQTRHRETEIAADPDVPLIRITREFDAPREKVFRAHVDPQLVAQWLGPDSTRTRIDQWDCRTGGSYRYVSIHEGTEYGFYGSFHEVRPDELIVQTFTFEGMPDGVALEKLAVEDLGDGRSRLTTTSLCDSFADRDAMLASGMDVGVTEGYAKLDDILARG; from the coding sequence ATGACCAGCAGTCAGACGCGGCACCGCGAGACCGAGATCGCCGCCGACCCCGACGTCCCGCTCATCCGGATCACCCGCGAGTTCGACGCGCCGAGGGAGAAGGTCTTCCGCGCGCACGTCGACCCGCAGCTGGTGGCGCAGTGGCTCGGCCCGGACAGCACCCGGACCCGCATCGACCAGTGGGACTGCCGCACCGGCGGCTCGTACCGCTACGTCTCCATCCACGAGGGCACCGAGTACGGCTTCTACGGCAGCTTCCACGAGGTGCGCCCCGACGAGCTGATCGTCCAGACGTTCACCTTCGAGGGCATGCCCGACGGCGTCGCGCTGGAGAAGCTGGCCGTCGAGGACCTCGGCGACGGCCGCAGCCGGCTCACGACGACGTCCCTCTGCGACTCCTTCGCCGACCGCGACGCCATGCTCGCCAGCGGCATGGACGTCGGCGTCACCGAGGGCTACGCGAAGCTGGACGACATCCTCGCCCGCGGCTGA
- a CDS encoding ArsR/SmtB family transcription factor, protein MADPLTRVFSALADPTRRDIVARLAIGDATVSELAVPFDVSLQAVSKHLKVLEDAGLVSRSREAQRRPVHLEAEVFDLMTTWIERYRRRAEARYRRLDDVLRSMPDEPTPIAPQEGTPS, encoded by the coding sequence GTGGCTGATCCGCTTACCCGGGTGTTCTCGGCGCTGGCCGACCCCACCCGGCGGGACATCGTCGCGCGACTCGCGATCGGTGACGCCACGGTGAGCGAGCTCGCCGTCCCCTTCGACGTGAGTCTCCAGGCCGTGTCCAAGCACCTGAAGGTGCTCGAGGACGCCGGTCTGGTGAGCCGGAGCCGGGAGGCCCAGCGCCGCCCGGTCCACCTCGAGGCGGAGGTGTTCGACCTGATGACCACGTGGATCGAGCGCTACCGCCGTCGCGCCGAGGCGCGTTACCGCCGCCTCGACGACGTCCTCCGGTCCATGCCGGATGAGCCGACACCCATCGCACCCCAGGAAGGAACACCGTCATGA